One genomic segment of Roseovarius carneus includes these proteins:
- a CDS encoding Lin0512 family protein, giving the protein MSDQRFIIEMGMGNDLHGMDYQKAAERAIEDAIRHSTLPIFQSTAIPLETMRVTVTVGVQDPAALDCAALAKRLPRGRAEVHAVLGGQNVTNPETGETIVIATAAVEAFLPYQGAAWK; this is encoded by the coding sequence ATGAGCGACCAGCGTTTTATCATCGAGATGGGCATGGGCAATGACCTGCATGGGATGGATTATCAGAAGGCCGCCGAGCGCGCGATTGAGGATGCGATCCGCCACTCCACCCTGCCAATTTTCCAAAGCACTGCGATTCCCCTGGAGACCATGCGCGTGACCGTGACGGTCGGCGTGCAGGACCCCGCCGCACTGGATTGTGCCGCGCTGGCGAAAAGGCTCCCACGCGGGCGGGCCGAAGTGCATGCCGTTTTGGGTGGGCAGAACGTGACCAACCCCGAGACGGGCGAGACGATTGTGATCGCCACGGCGGCGGTCGAGGCGTTTTTGCCCTATCAGGGCGCGGCTTGGAAGTAA
- a CDS encoding FCD domain-containing protein has product MPFQKVTPEKLSTAVTRQIEKLILRGILRPRERLPAERELAERLGVSRPSLREAVAELQAKGLLSSRAGAGIYVADVLGSAFSEALIRLFAEHDEAVFDYIAFRRDMEALAAERAARLGSDTDLMLIQTLMDKMERTHLHPNPSEEARLDAEFHLSILEASHNVVMLHMMRSMFDLLREGVFYNRQIMFRQSTTRTALLEQHRAINTALQARDPIAARAAVEAHLGFVEAALNDQRRADAHEDIARQRFAHEQER; this is encoded by the coding sequence ATGCCGTTTCAAAAGGTCACCCCAGAAAAGCTGTCCACAGCTGTCACCCGCCAGATTGAAAAGCTGATCCTGCGCGGGATCCTGCGTCCCAGAGAGCGTCTTCCAGCAGAGCGTGAGCTTGCCGAGCGCCTTGGCGTGTCGCGCCCCAGCCTGCGTGAGGCGGTGGCAGAGCTTCAGGCGAAGGGCCTTCTCAGCAGCCGTGCAGGGGCCGGAATCTATGTGGCCGACGTTTTAGGCTCGGCCTTTTCCGAGGCTTTGATCAGGCTTTTTGCCGAGCATGACGAGGCGGTGTTCGACTACATCGCCTTTCGCCGGGATATGGAAGCGTTGGCGGCTGAGCGGGCCGCCCGGCTCGGCTCGGACACCGATCTGATGCTGATCCAGACCCTGATGGACAAGATGGAACGCACCCATCTGCACCCGAACCCGTCAGAGGAGGCGCGTCTGGACGCGGAATTTCACCTCTCCATTCTGGAGGCGAGCCATAATGTCGTGATGCTGCATATGATGCGCTCGATGTTCGACCTTTTGCGCGAGGGGGTGTTTTACAACCGGCAGATAATGTTTCGCCAAAGCACCACGCGCACGGCCCTTCTGGAACAGCACCGCGCGATCAACACGGCGCTTCAGGCCCGTGATCCTATCGCGGCCCGCGCCGCCGTGGAGGCACATCTGGGGTTTGTGGAGGCCGCGCTGAACGATCAACGCCGGGCCGACGCGCATGAGGATATCGCGCGCCAGAGATTTGCCCATGAGCAGGAGCGTTAA